CGCGCCGTGTCAATCGGAGGGCGTCGCCGACACCGAAAAGAACGGGGGGCCCGGCCCGGCCCCCCGTCTTTTCCGATCGTCTCGACGTTCTAGCGAACCTTCACCTCGATCTGCCGGGGAATCGCCTCCTCCGCCTTCGGCACGCGAATCGTGAGCACCCCGTTCTCGTACGCGCTCTCGATCTTGGAGGCGTCGGTCCCCTTCGGGAGGTAGAACACCCTCTCGAAGGTTCCGTAGAACCGCTCGCTCCGACGGCGGCCCTCCGCCTCCTGGTCGCGCGACAGGCTCCGCTCTCCCTTGATCTCGAGGCTGTTCTCCAGAACGGTGATCCGAATGTCGTCC
This genomic stretch from Candidatus Eisenbacteria bacterium harbors:
- a CDS encoding Hsp20/alpha crystallin family protein, which encodes MTLVRWNPLARNGLWMDRIFDSFFQTPRSSDTDAPDLWMPRADVLEEKDAYRIEMDLPGVKKDDIRITVLENSLEIKGERSLSRDQEAEGRRRSERFYGTFERVFYLPKGTDASKIESAYENGVLTIRVPKAEEAIPRQIEVKVR